The following coding sequences lie in one Sorghum bicolor cultivar BTx623 chromosome 6, Sorghum_bicolor_NCBIv3, whole genome shotgun sequence genomic window:
- the LOC8080242 gene encoding NAC domain-containing protein 73, whose product MGDSGANISSNGTDARASLACPNCNYLNLAGFPAGLRFNPSDQELIEHLESMVLAKEGGGSRAHALINHFIPTIEEDIGICYTHPENLPGVTRDGQSKHFFHKTSKAYPTSTRTRRKIMSERSQRGSEDVGEARWHRTGNTRPLIVGGRQKGFKKILVLHNVNHGKREKTNWVMHQYHLGMSEEEKDGELVLSKVFYRCPNTTMIEQNDEKVEVTSEATPNILPVSGLQQSLQLLSPWCKCSSTKCIGMLKVTASASLYLQRCFTRLV is encoded by the exons AT GGGAGATTCAGGCGCCAATATCAGCAGCAACGGCACTGACGCGAGAGCTTCACTCGCTTGCCCTAACTGCAATTATCTG AACTTGGCCGGATTTCCAGCGGGTCTCAGGTTTAATCCGTCAGACCAGGAGCTCATAGAACACCTAGAGTCCATGGTGTTGGCGAAAGAAGGAGGAGGCTCCAGAGCACACGCTCTCATAAATCACTTCATACCAACCATTGAAGAAGACATTGGCATTTGCTACACCCATCCTGAGAATCTCCCTG GTGTGACAAGAGACGGCCAAAGCAAGCATTTCTTCCACAAGACATCAAAAGCCTATCCAACTAGCACAAGGACGAGGAGAAAGATCATGTCAGAGCGCAGCCAGCGCGGCAGTGAAGATGTTGGGGAGGCGCGTTGGCACCGGACCGGCAATACGCGTCCGTTGATCGTGGGCGGTAGGCAGAAGGGGTTCAAAAAGATCCTGGTATTGCACAATGTGAATCATGGGAAGCGAGAGAAGACCAACTGGGTTATGCACCAATACCACCTCGGCATGAGTGAGGAGGAGAAGGATGGGGAGCTGGTCCTATCCAAGGTCTTTTATCGTTGTCCTAATACGACAATGATAGAACAAAACGATGAAAAGGTAGAGGTAACCTCAGAGGCAACACCAAATATCCTCCCTGTCTCTGGGCTGCAGCAGTCACTACAACTACTGTCACCATGGTGCAAATGCAGCAGCACCAAGTGCATAGGCATGCTCAAAGTCACAGCCAGTGCAAGTTTGTACCTACAAAGATGTTTCACGAG GCTGGTGTAG